GATGAAACCCGTGGCTGGGGCCCGCCCTTCCTGGGCGATACCGCCTGGTATTTCGAGGGGGTCAACCGCAACAAGCGGGCCATCTGTGTCGATCTGTCGCAGGAGGCCGGTCGCGCCATTGTGTGGCAATTGCTGGAGCAGGCCGATGTGCTGTTGGAAAACTTCAAGCCCGGCACGCTGGCGCGCTGGGGCATGGATTATGCCCGCGATCTGGCACCGCGTTTTCCGCGGCTGATTCATTGCGCCGTCACCGGTTTTGGCGCGCAAGGGCCGTTGGGGGGCTTGCCCGGCTACGATGCTGCCATCCAGGCGATGACCGGGCTGATGAGCGTCAACGGCGAGCAGGACGGGCCGCCATTGCGGGTGGGGCTGCCGGTGGTGGACATGGTGACCGGGTTGAATGCCTTGTCCGGCATCTTGCTGGCGCTGTATGAGCGGGAGCGCAGCGGGCTGGGGCAGTCGCTGGATATTGCGCTATACGATTGCGGTGTGTCGCTGCTGCATCCGCATCTGCCCAATTATTTTGGCTCCGGCAAGGCCACGGCGCGCAGTGGCAATGCCCATCCCAATATCGCGCCCTACGACAGCTACCGCACCGCCAGCGTGCCCTTGTACCTGGCGGTGGGCAATGACCGGCAATTTGCCCGGCTGTGCCAGATGCTGCAGATCGCCAGCTTGCCTGCCGACCCGCGCTTCATCGACAACCGCAGCCGTTGTGCCCACCGCCCGGAGCTCAAGCAGGCGCTGGAAGCGGCGCTCAGCCAGCACCGGGCTGAAGAACTGGCCCCGCGTCTGCTGCATGACGGGGTGCCTTGCGCGCCGGTGCAGGGAGTGGAGCAGGTGGTGGCCCATCCGCATACCGCTTACCGCCAGTTGCTGGTGGACATGGGTGACTATCGTGGCACCGCCTCGCCGATCAAGCTGTCCCGTACCCCGGCGCGCTATGACACGCTGCCTCCGGCCTTGGGCCAGCACAGCCGTGCCGTGCTGAGCGAACTGGGCTATGCGGACGCACAGCAACAAGCCTTGCTGGATGCCGGGGTGGTGATCAGCCACGACTGAGCCATTCCTGCCCGCTTTCTCCCGCTAACAGCCTGCGTGCAGTGCCGGGAGATGCGCCCTTTTTCTGGAGACACTATCCATGCAACACGTGCAGACCCAGGCGGACGACAAGAAAAAACCAATGCGCGCCGCCATTGCCGCCTTTGTCGGCACCACCATCGAGTGGTACGACTTTTATATCTATGGTCTTGCCGCCGCGCTGGTGTTCGGCAAGGTGTTCTTTCCGGCCACACTGGACCCGGGCGTGGCCACGCTGCTGTCCTTTGTCACGCTGTGGGCCGGTTTTATCGCACGCCCCTTGGGTGGCGTCATTTTCGGCCACTTTGGCGACCGTATCGGTCGCAAGACCACGCTGGTGATCACCCTGATGCTGATGGGCCTGTCCACCCTGGGCATCGGCCTGTTGCCGTCCTACCAGAGCATTGGCGTGCTGGCACCCATCGGCCTGGTGTTGCTGCGCATCGTGCAGGGCATTGCCGTCGGCGGTGAGTGGGGTGGGGCAGTGCTGATTGCCAGCGAAAACGCACCCAAGAACAAGGGCATCCTGTATGCCGCCTTTGCCCAGCAAGGCTCACCGGCGGGTAATCTGCTGGCCACGCTGGTGTTCTTCCTGCTCAGCCGCATGCCCATGCCGGAGTTTGTACAGTGGGGCTGGCGCATTCCCTTTTTGCTGTCGGCGCTGCTGGTGCTGGTGGGGCTGTTTATCCGCCTGCAGTTGACCGAATCCAAGGCCATGCAGCAGGTGATGGCGGAGAAAAAGGTAGAGCGGTTGCCGCTGCTGAGTGTGCTGCGTCAGCACGGCATGCTGGTATGGATGACCATGCTGGTGCCTACCGTCATCCACGTGACTTATCTGAAAACCACCTTCGCCCTGTCCTGGGCCACCAGCGAGCTGGGTTATGGCCGGGAAACCTTTTTGCAGATCATCCTGTGGGCCTTGGTGGTGCAGTTTGTGGTGCAGCCGTTTGGTGCGCTGCTGGTATCGCGCATGGACAAGGTCAAGGCCATTTTGTGGATCTTGCTGCCGGAATTCCTGCTGATGCCGCTGATGTTCTGGGCCATCTCCACCGGCAGCTACTGGCTGGCCATCACGGCCATGTGCTTGGCCACCATTCCGCATTCCATGTTTTACGGTGCCATTGGCGGTCTGCTGGCCCAGGCTTTTCCGGTACAACTGCGCTACACCGGCATGTCCTTCTCCTACCAGCTGTGCTCCCTGCTGATTGGCGGCGGCACACCGGTGCTGGCGCAATGGCTGCTCAATGTCACTGGCGGCATTAGCTGGGTGGCGGCCATTTCTGGCTGTTATGCACTGGTGTCGCTGTTCAGCACCCTGTGGCTGCTCAAACGCATTCCAGCGTCGGATGCTTCGGCGTCCAGTGAGCAAACTACCCCGGCTGCCACTTCTGTGACCACCCCCGCGCATTGATCAATCGCTTCTGCTGGAGAAACAAGCATGCCATATGCCGATATTCCCGATTTATTGCTGTGTGCCGGTCCGGTGGAGGGGGTGCTGACCCTCACCCTGCACCGTCCTGCGCTGCGTAATGCCTTGTCCACCCCCTTGCTGCAGGCCTTGGTGGCGGTGCTGGCGCGGGCCGAACAGGACGAGGCCGTGGCGGTGGTGGTGTTGAGCGGTGGTGACAAGGTGTTTGCCGCCGGGGCCGATCTGGCCGAGATGGCGGACAAGAAGCTGCCCGCCATGCTGTGCGATGAACGCCCGGCGCTGTTTGCCGCCATTGCCCGCTTTCCCAAGCCGCTGCTGGCTGCCGTGTGTGGCTACGCCTTGGGCGGCGGCTGCGAACTGGCCATGCACGCCGACATCATCATCGCCGGGGAATCTGCCTGTTTCGGCCAGCCGGAAATCAAGCTGGGCATCATGCCCGGTGCCGGTGGCACCCAGCGCCTGCTGCGCGCGGTGGGCAAGTCGCTGGCGATGAAAATGGTGCTCAGTGGCGACTTTATCGGGGCCGAAGAAGCCAGGCAGGCCGGGCTGGTGGCCGAGGTGTGGCCGGATGCCGATTGCCTGCCCAAGGCGCAAGCACTGGCTGCGAGTATTGCGCGGCAAGCCCCGCTGGCTTTGCGCCTGGCCAAGGCGGCGCTGCTGGCGGCCCAGGAAACCGGCCTGTCCGCCGGGTTGGCACAGGAGCGTGCCCATTTTGTCACGCTGTCTGCCAGTCAGGACCGGCAGGAGGGCATCCGCGCCTTTCTGGAAAAGCGTCCGCCTCAGTGGCAGGGCTGCTAGTCCGTCTTCCCCCCATTTCGCAAAGAGAGAAGCCATGCAACACGCTCTTTCCCTATCTCGCCCGGTAGCGATCATCGGCAGTGGCGTGATGGGCCGTGGCATCGCCATGGTGGCCGCTGCCGCTGGCCACCGGGTCTGTTTATATGATGCCAATGGCAGTGCCAGCGCCCAGGCGGTGGCAACCATCCAGCAGCAATGGCAACGCCAGGCCGACACAGGCAAGTTATCTGCGGAAGAGGTGGCCCGCTTGTGCGCGCGGCTGTCCCGCGCCGAACAACTGCAGCAACTGGCCGAGGCCGGTTTGGTGATTGAAGCCATTGTCGAAGACCTGGCCGCCAAGCAGGCGCTGTTCTGTCAGTTGGAGCAAATCGTGGCGGCGGACTGCCTGCTGGCCAGCAACACCTCCTCGCTGTCCGTCACCGCCATTGCTGCCGCCATGGCCGCACCGCAGCGGCTGGTGGGCATGCACTTCTTCAACCCGGCTCCGGCCATGCGGCTGGTGGAAATTGTCCACGGCCTGGCCACCGATGCCGCGCCATTGGAGCAAGTGCGCGCCACCGCCCGCGCCTGGGGCAAGGAGACGGTGCTGGTGCGCTCCAGCCCCGGTTTCATCGTCAACCGCATTGCCAGACCGTTTTATCTGGAAAGCCTGCGTTGCTTGCAGGATGGTCTGGCCGATTGCGCCACGCTGGACCGGCTGTTGCAGCACAGCGGTGGCTTTCGCATGGGGCCGTTTGCCTTGATGGACCTGATCGGCCTGGATGTGAATCTGGCGGTGCATCGTTCCATCTGGCAGGCCATGTGTTACGACCCGCGCTACACCCCGCTGTGGATTCAGCAGGAAATGGTGGCGGCCGGCTGGCTGGGCCGCAAAAGCGGTCGCGGTTATTACACCTACCCGCTGGATCAGACAGCAGAGCCGGACCGCTTGCCCGTCGTCCAGCCGGACTGCAGCCAGATCACCTTCAATCCGGCGCAGCCGGTGGCTGTCGTGCTGGCGCAGCGGCTGCAGCAGGCCGGAGTGCAACTGGCGACGCAACACGCGGCGGCGGACTGGCTGTTCCGTACCGCCAGCGCGCATGTCTACTTGAGCGATGGCCGCCCGGCGGCGCGGCGCGAACAGGCGGAGCAGCAGCCCTGCCTGCTGCTGGATCAGGCTTTTGATTTTCAGCACGTCAGCCTGCTGGCCGCCCAGTCCAGCCCCGGCCTGTCACCGGCGCAGCGGCAGGCGCTGGAGCAACTGCTGAATGCAGCAGGCATCCGCTTGTGCCATCTGCCGGATGCTGCCGGGCTGCCGCTACTGCGCACCGTGGCCATGCTGGTCAACGAAGCGGCAGAGGTACTGCAGCAAGGCCTGGCCAGCGCGGAGGATATCGATAGCGCCATGTGCCTGGGTCTGAATTATCCACAAGGCCCGTTGGCCTGGGGCCGACGGCTGGGCTATGGCTGGCTGGCCCAGGTGCTGCGCCACCTGGCGGATTACCACGGCGATGGCCACTACCGTGTTGCCGGCTGGCTGCAGCAACAGGCCTTTTCTTCCCTGTCATCCCCTGCCGAGGTGCTGTAATGCAAGACGCTTATATTTGTGATGCCGTGCGTACTCCGATTGGCCGCTATGGCGGCAGCCTGTCCACCATCCGCTGTGATGATCTGGCCGCCTTGCCCTTGCGCGCCTTGCACGCGCGCCATCCGGAGCTGGATTGGGGCGTGCTGGATGATATCTGGCTGGGTTGTGCCAATCAGGCCGGGGAGGACAACCGCAATGTGGCACGCATGGCTGGACTGCTGGCCGGTCTGCCGATGACGGCTGCCGGGGTGACGCTGAACCGCCTGTGCGGTTCCGGCATGGATGCCGTGGGCAGCGCCGCCCGCTGCATCGCGCTGGGCGAGGCCGATTTGCTGCTGGCCGGCGGGGTGGAGAGCATGTCGCGCGCGCCCATGGTGCTGGGCAAGGCGGCGCAGGCGTTTGAGCGCACGCAGCCGCTGTTTGACACCACCATCGGTTGGCGCTTTATCAACCCCGTGCTGGCACAGCAGTTTGGCACCGACTCCATGCCGCAAACCGCCGACAATGTAGCCGCCGCCTTTGGCATCAGCCGTGCCGATCAGGACCGCTTTGCCTTGCAGTCGCAGCAACGCTGGCAGGCCGCGCAGCAGCAAGGACGCTTTGCCACGGAAATCATCCCGGTGACGCTGTCGCGTCCGCGCCAGCCAGAGCGGGTGTTTGATTGCGACGAGCACCCGCGCCCGGAAGTGACGCTGGAAGGGCTGGCCAAGCTGTCCGGCATCAATGGCAAGGATCTGTCGGTGACGGCAGGCAATGCCTCCGGGGTGAATGATGGCGCTTGCGCGCTGCTGCTGGCCTCGGCGCGTGCAGTGCAGCAGCACGGCCTGCGCCCCCTGACCCGCGTGCTGGGCATGGCCTGCGCCGGGGTGGAACCACGGCTGATGGGCATCGGCCCGGTACCAGCCAGCCGCAAGCTGTTGCAGCGGCTGGGGCTGCGGCTGGAGCAAATGGAGGTGATTGAAATCAACGAAGCCTTTGCCGCCCAGTCACTGGCGGTGCTGCGCGAGCTGGGCCTGCCGGAGGATGCCGATTACATCAACCCCAATGGCGGGGCGATTGCCATGGGCCATCCGCTGGGCATGAGCGGCGCACGCTTGTTGGCCACCGCCAGTTACGAGCTGCAACGCCGTCAGGGCCGCTATGCCCTGTGCAGCATGTGCATCGGTGTGGGGCAGGGCATTGCCGTGGTGCTGGAG
The sequence above is drawn from the Aquitalea denitrificans genome and encodes:
- a CDS encoding CaiB/BaiF CoA transferase family protein; translation: MKPAAGALHGVRVLDLSRVLGGPYCSQALADHGADVIKLEPPSGDETRGWGPPFLGDTAWYFEGVNRNKRAICVDLSQEAGRAIVWQLLEQADVLLENFKPGTLARWGMDYARDLAPRFPRLIHCAVTGFGAQGPLGGLPGYDAAIQAMTGLMSVNGEQDGPPLRVGLPVVDMVTGLNALSGILLALYERERSGLGQSLDIALYDCGVSLLHPHLPNYFGSGKATARSGNAHPNIAPYDSYRTASVPLYLAVGNDRQFARLCQMLQIASLPADPRFIDNRSRCAHRPELKQALEAALSQHRAEELAPRLLHDGVPCAPVQGVEQVVAHPHTAYRQLLVDMGDYRGTASPIKLSRTPARYDTLPPALGQHSRAVLSELGYADAQQQALLDAGVVISHD
- a CDS encoding MFS transporter encodes the protein MQHVQTQADDKKKPMRAAIAAFVGTTIEWYDFYIYGLAAALVFGKVFFPATLDPGVATLLSFVTLWAGFIARPLGGVIFGHFGDRIGRKTTLVITLMLMGLSTLGIGLLPSYQSIGVLAPIGLVLLRIVQGIAVGGEWGGAVLIASENAPKNKGILYAAFAQQGSPAGNLLATLVFFLLSRMPMPEFVQWGWRIPFLLSALLVLVGLFIRLQLTESKAMQQVMAEKKVERLPLLSVLRQHGMLVWMTMLVPTVIHVTYLKTTFALSWATSELGYGRETFLQIILWALVVQFVVQPFGALLVSRMDKVKAILWILLPEFLLMPLMFWAISTGSYWLAITAMCLATIPHSMFYGAIGGLLAQAFPVQLRYTGMSFSYQLCSLLIGGGTPVLAQWLLNVTGGISWVAAISGCYALVSLFSTLWLLKRIPASDASASSEQTTPAATSVTTPAH
- a CDS encoding enoyl-CoA hydratase-related protein, with translation MPYADIPDLLLCAGPVEGVLTLTLHRPALRNALSTPLLQALVAVLARAEQDEAVAVVVLSGGDKVFAAGADLAEMADKKLPAMLCDERPALFAAIARFPKPLLAAVCGYALGGGCELAMHADIIIAGESACFGQPEIKLGIMPGAGGTQRLLRAVGKSLAMKMVLSGDFIGAEEARQAGLVAEVWPDADCLPKAQALAASIARQAPLALRLAKAALLAAQETGLSAGLAQERAHFVTLSASQDRQEGIRAFLEKRPPQWQGC
- a CDS encoding 3-hydroxyacyl-CoA dehydrogenase yields the protein MQHALSLSRPVAIIGSGVMGRGIAMVAAAAGHRVCLYDANGSASAQAVATIQQQWQRQADTGKLSAEEVARLCARLSRAEQLQQLAEAGLVIEAIVEDLAAKQALFCQLEQIVAADCLLASNTSSLSVTAIAAAMAAPQRLVGMHFFNPAPAMRLVEIVHGLATDAAPLEQVRATARAWGKETVLVRSSPGFIVNRIARPFYLESLRCLQDGLADCATLDRLLQHSGGFRMGPFALMDLIGLDVNLAVHRSIWQAMCYDPRYTPLWIQQEMVAAGWLGRKSGRGYYTYPLDQTAEPDRLPVVQPDCSQITFNPAQPVAVVLAQRLQQAGVQLATQHAAADWLFRTASAHVYLSDGRPAARREQAEQQPCLLLDQAFDFQHVSLLAAQSSPGLSPAQRQALEQLLNAAGIRLCHLPDAAGLPLLRTVAMLVNEAAEVLQQGLASAEDIDSAMCLGLNYPQGPLAWGRRLGYGWLAQVLRHLADYHGDGHYRVAGWLQQQAFSSLSSPAEVL
- the pcaF gene encoding 3-oxoadipyl-CoA thiolase, producing the protein MQDAYICDAVRTPIGRYGGSLSTIRCDDLAALPLRALHARHPELDWGVLDDIWLGCANQAGEDNRNVARMAGLLAGLPMTAAGVTLNRLCGSGMDAVGSAARCIALGEADLLLAGGVESMSRAPMVLGKAAQAFERTQPLFDTTIGWRFINPVLAQQFGTDSMPQTADNVAAAFGISRADQDRFALQSQQRWQAAQQQGRFATEIIPVTLSRPRQPERVFDCDEHPRPEVTLEGLAKLSGINGKDLSVTAGNASGVNDGACALLLASARAVQQHGLRPLTRVLGMACAGVEPRLMGIGPVPASRKLLQRLGLRLEQMEVIEINEAFAAQSLAVLRELGLPEDADYINPNGGAIAMGHPLGMSGARLLATASYELQRRQGRYALCSMCIGVGQGIAVVLERVS